TTCTCGTTGTGAAAATCTGGAACTCTGCCTTTGCTCAACAAGCCCCGCAGGGGAACCGACCAGCGTGTTTTCTAGAAGCAGGCATACTGAGTGTCTTTTTCAGCCAACTCACCGGGCGACAGTTGAATTGCGTGCAAACCTCCTGTGAGTCCTTAGAAGCTGATTGTAACCGCTTTATTTTAGGCTTGCCAGAGCGCCTTGAACATACAAAAGCTTGGTTAGAGGAAGACCATGAAACTGTCATGGAGCGACTGTGTATGGGAAGGGGCTAGAAGCTAGTACTCTGTCAAGTTGAAAAGATGGGTTGAGATTGACACGGTGACGCGGTGACGCGGTGACGCGGAGAATACTATCTACCACCTACCCTTCAATTTTCGGTTGACACACTGCTAGGAAAAAGAAGTAGAAAATATGGCAAAGCTTGTAAAACTAGAACCTATTTCTCAAGAGACAGCGGTCAATACCAATGACAACATTCTGTCTGCTCTGCTGGCAAATGAACTAACAGTTCTTCAAGAATGTGACGGTCGAGGGATGTGCTCTACCTGCCATGTTTATATCAAAAATGGCATGGAAAGCCTTTCTCCGGTTAACCGCCGTGAGAAGCGTACGCTAGAGGTAATTACCACAGCTAAGCCCAATTCTCGCCTTGCCTGCCAAGCTCGAGTAATGGGTGAGGGGATTGTGATTGAGATCCCCGCAGGGCTGTATGTTAATGCAATTGAAGATATTGAAGCTTTAATTGGTCGCCGTGCAGAGCAAGATATCCTTCATCCCCTCAACGGCAAGGTTTTAGTGGAAGCCAGTAAATTGGTTACTCGGTCTATGATTAGCCAACTCCAAGACACCCGCTCGCAAGTAGGAGAATATCTTGCCCGTACTCGAGAAGCTTAAGAAGACAGATTACTAAAAAGAGAAAAAACAATGCTGACACAACTAAGCCGCTTAAGTGTAGAAGCGGATGGTCGCTATGCCATAGCTGAGGAACTACACTTTCTGAAAGGCTATATTCAATCCTTGGACCAGCGCCTGAGTGCCTATGAGAAGATTCGTGCTGCCGAAGAACAAATCATTCGTCAAGTAGAAGCGAAAATGCGGGTTATTGACCCCAACTTATTTACTAATGCTTCTGGAGATTTCACCGAAACATGGAAAAGGGACATCATGCAGTTGTTACGCTACGCAGCAGCAGCCTTGTTATGCAACGAGCATGACCA
This window of the Chroococcidiopsis sp. CCMEE 29 genome carries:
- a CDS encoding allophycocyanin; the encoded protein is MLTQLSRLSVEADGRYAIAEELHFLKGYIQSLDQRLSAYEKIRAAEEQIIRQVEAKMRVIDPNLFTNASGDFTETWKRDIMQLLRYAAAALLCNEHDHLREGLLLWHNTIAKSYQFERTCRITFEVMPEVVKQYLTPQEAALFYPILELNHILLT
- a CDS encoding 2Fe-2S iron-sulfur cluster-binding protein is translated as MAKLVKLEPISQETAVNTNDNILSALLANELTVLQECDGRGMCSTCHVYIKNGMESLSPVNRREKRTLEVITTAKPNSRLACQARVMGEGIVIEIPAGLYVNAIEDIEALIGRRAEQDILHPLNGKVLVEASKLVTRSMISQLQDTRSQVGEYLARTREA